Proteins encoded within one genomic window of Alphaproteobacteria bacterium HT1-32:
- a CDS encoding 4-carboxymuconolactone decarboxylase yields the protein MDDKLFEAGLAKRKATLGAEYVEKNLAAADDFTLPFQEAMTAWCWGFGWGDETIDMKTRSMMNLSMIGALGKMHEWEIHCRGAITNGVSKEEIRAIIHVIGIYCGVPQSLECFRVARKVLEEEGLL from the coding sequence ATGGACGACAAGCTTTTCGAAGCCGGCCTGGCCAAGCGCAAGGCAACTCTGGGCGCAGAATATGTCGAGAAAAACCTCGCAGCCGCCGACGATTTTACCCTGCCGTTTCAGGAAGCCATGACCGCATGGTGCTGGGGCTTTGGCTGGGGCGATGAAACCATCGACATGAAAACCCGCTCAATGATGAACCTGTCGATGATTGGCGCCCTCGGCAAGATGCATGAATGGGAAATTCATTGCCGTGGCGCGATCACCAACGGTGTCAGCAAAGAGGAAATCCGGGCCATTATTCATGTCATCGGCATTTACTGCGGGGTGCCGCAATCCCTCGAATGCTTCCGTGTTGCACGCAAGGTTCTGGAGGAAGAAGGGCTTCTGTAA
- a CDS encoding amidase, which produces MSLADLTAAQLAQKIAAGETTATDAVNDCLTRIEAREGTVGAWAHLDPVFARRQAEKLDAVRASGAALGPLHGVPVGIKDIIDTDDLPTEYGTVLKAGHRPFRDATVVARLKAAGAIIMGKTVTTEFAVYSPGKTTNPHDATRTPGGSSSGSAAAVAAGMVPLAIGSQTNGSVIRPASFCGVVGFKPTHGQISRAGVLPLSQKLDHVGAFARTVEDAALLGDVLFGHDREDPDTRPKAAPQLQKATLSEPPAPPRYAFLRTPFWDRAESATQEAFTELAEFLGANCVEEVLHEEFDRAADYLRTIMYPDLAFALDRYFNNGADQISAILTGMVEEGRAVTALDYNKAASRIEPMNAWLARIFEDYDAILTLSTPGEAPVGLDATGDPIFCSTWSLLGTPAITLPLMQGEAGMPLGVQLVGERGDDARLLRTAQQLAAQVAAG; this is translated from the coding sequence ATGAGCCTTGCTGACCTGACGGCTGCCCAACTGGCGCAGAAAATAGCGGCCGGGGAAACCACCGCAACCGACGCCGTCAATGACTGTCTGACCCGTATCGAAGCAAGGGAAGGAACAGTCGGTGCCTGGGCACATCTGGACCCGGTTTTTGCCCGTCGGCAGGCTGAAAAGCTGGATGCGGTCCGGGCTTCCGGTGCCGCACTCGGCCCGCTGCATGGCGTGCCGGTTGGCATCAAGGACATCATCGATACCGATGACCTGCCGACCGAATATGGCACAGTGCTGAAAGCCGGACACCGGCCATTCCGCGATGCGACCGTCGTCGCCCGGCTGAAAGCTGCCGGCGCCATTATCATGGGCAAGACCGTCACCACGGAATTTGCCGTCTATTCCCCCGGCAAAACCACCAATCCACATGATGCCACCCGCACCCCCGGCGGATCCTCCAGCGGATCAGCTGCCGCGGTTGCCGCCGGTATGGTGCCTCTGGCCATCGGGTCACAGACCAACGGATCGGTGATCCGTCCCGCTTCATTCTGCGGCGTCGTCGGCTTCAAACCGACCCACGGGCAGATTTCCCGCGCCGGTGTACTGCCCCTGTCGCAAAAGCTCGACCATGTCGGCGCCTTCGCCCGCACCGTCGAAGATGCGGCCCTGCTTGGCGACGTGCTGTTCGGCCATGACCGGGAAGACCCGGACACCAGACCGAAAGCCGCACCGCAATTGCAGAAGGCAACCCTGTCGGAACCACCGGCACCTCCCCGATATGCCTTCCTCCGCACGCCGTTCTGGGACCGGGCGGAGTCGGCAACACAGGAAGCCTTCACCGAACTGGCAGAATTTCTCGGCGCAAACTGTGTCGAGGAAGTCCTGCATGAAGAGTTTGACCGGGCAGCTGATTACCTCCGCACCATCATGTATCCGGATCTGGCTTTTGCACTGGATCGCTATTTCAACAATGGTGCCGACCAGATCAGCGCCATCCTGACCGGCATGGTCGAGGAAGGGCGCGCAGTCACCGCGCTTGATTACAACAAAGCAGCCAGCCGGATTGAGCCGATGAATGCCTGGCTGGCCCGCATCTTTGAAGATTACGACGCCATCCTGACCCTCTCGACCCCCGGTGAAGCCCCGGTCGGGCTGGATGCAACCGGTGATCCGATCTTCTGTTCCACCTGGTCCCTGCTTGGCACACCGGCCATTACCCTGCCGCTGATGCAGGGGGAAGCCGGGATGCCGCTGGGGGTTCAGCTGGTCGGCGAACGCGGCGACGATGCCCGTCTGCTCCGCACAGCACAGCAACTGGCCGCGCAGGTGGCGGCAGGGTAA
- a CDS encoding TRAP transporter small permease subunit, whose product MTRFIHATESLNIWIGRAFGWCILILTLSVAYEVFVRYVLNAPTVWAFDMMVQMYGALFLMAGPYALAQDSHVRADVVYRLLPVRWQGRIDFVLYFLFFFPGMLALFWYGWEIAADSWRYKEVSWNSPARIQIYFFKTLIPLAGALLILQGISECMRCIIAVKTGQWPKRMEDAKETEELLVEQSSR is encoded by the coding sequence ATGACACGGTTCATTCATGCAACCGAAAGCCTGAATATCTGGATCGGCCGTGCTTTCGGCTGGTGTATCCTCATTCTGACCCTGTCCGTCGCCTATGAGGTGTTTGTCCGTTATGTGCTGAACGCCCCGACTGTCTGGGCCTTCGACATGATGGTCCAGATGTACGGCGCGCTGTTTCTGATGGCTGGCCCCTATGCCCTTGCCCAGGACAGCCATGTGCGTGCGGATGTGGTTTATCGCCTGCTGCCGGTACGCTGGCAGGGCAGGATCGATTTCGTTCTCTACTTTCTGTTCTTCTTCCCCGGCATGCTGGCCCTGTTCTGGTATGGCTGGGAGATCGCTGCTGATTCATGGCGATACAAGGAAGTCAGCTGGAACAGCCCCGCACGCATCCAGATCTATTTCTTCAAGACGCTGATCCCCCTCGCCGGGGCGTTGCTGATCCTTCAGGGTATTTCGGAATGCATGCGCTGCATCATTGCCGTGAAGACGGGCCAGTGGCCGAAGCGAATGGAAGACGCCAAGGAAACCGAGGAACTGCTGGTCGAGCAGTCCAGTCGATAA
- a CDS encoding TRAP transporter large permease subunit, whose translation MTNPEVALFMLSLFIILVMLGFPVAFTLLAMGVGFGYYAYYQAGSIETLSDAFTNNIFYLLNQNTYSVMENDILVAIPLFLFMGYVVERANIVNRLFYSLQMAAHNLPGSMAIAALITCAVFSTASGIVGAVVTLMGLLAFPAMASANYDKSFASGVICAGGTLGILIPPSIMLIVYAAIGDLSPLRLYAAAVIPGFMLAGCYIVYVIIRVMINPSIAPKPKREDVPPASQVYLELLVSFVPLTLLIMLVLGSILGGLATPAEAAAMGALGAMVLAVIYRSMTWDKLKESVYLTAKATAMVCWLFVGSWTFASVFSYLGGHEIIEHFILGFDLAPWQFLVLVQLIIFILGWPLEWSEILIIFVPIFLPMLDTFGVNPYFFAMLVALNLQTSFLTPPMAMSAYYLKGVLGKAIELVQIFKGLMPYLGIVIFCMVMMYQFPQLALWLPDVLFGPYVP comes from the coding sequence ATGACGAACCCCGAAGTTGCCCTGTTTATGCTATCCCTGTTCATCATTCTTGTGATGCTGGGATTTCCGGTTGCCTTTACCCTTCTCGCGATGGGCGTTGGCTTTGGCTACTACGCCTATTATCAGGCCGGTAGCATCGAAACCCTGTCCGATGCCTTTACCAACAACATCTTTTATCTGCTGAACCAGAACACTTATTCGGTGATGGAAAACGACATCCTCGTTGCCATTCCGCTGTTCCTGTTCATGGGATATGTTGTCGAGCGGGCGAATATCGTGAACCGGCTGTTTTATTCGCTCCAGATGGCGGCCCATAACCTGCCCGGATCGATGGCGATTGCTGCACTGATTACCTGCGCCGTCTTCTCGACAGCCAGCGGTATCGTCGGTGCGGTTGTTACGCTGATGGGCCTGCTGGCCTTTCCGGCGATGGCCAGTGCCAATTATGACAAGAGCTTTGCATCCGGCGTCATCTGTGCCGGCGGCACCCTCGGCATCCTGATCCCGCCATCGATCATGCTGATCGTCTATGCGGCAATCGGTGACCTGTCGCCACTGCGTCTCTATGCCGCTGCCGTTATTCCCGGCTTCATGCTGGCCGGCTGTTATATCGTCTATGTGATTATCCGGGTGATGATCAATCCGTCGATCGCTCCGAAACCGAAGCGCGAGGACGTTCCCCCGGCATCCCAGGTCTATCTGGAACTGCTGGTCTCCTTCGTCCCCCTGACATTGCTGATCATGCTGGTGCTCGGCTCCATTCTGGGCGGCCTTGCCACACCTGCCGAAGCCGCCGCCATGGGCGCACTTGGTGCCATGGTCCTGGCCGTCATCTATCGCTCGATGACCTGGGACAAACTGAAGGAATCCGTCTATCTGACCGCCAAGGCGACAGCGATGGTCTGCTGGCTGTTTGTCGGCTCATGGACCTTTGCCTCCGTCTTCTCCTATCTTGGCGGACATGAGATCATTGAGCATTTCATCCTTGGTTTCGATCTGGCTCCCTGGCAGTTTCTCGTGCTGGTCCAGCTCATCATCTTCATTCTCGGCTGGCCGCTGGAATGGTCGGAAATTCTGATCATCTTTGTGCCGATCTTCCTGCCGATGCTCGACACCTTCGGGGTTAATCCCTACTTCTTTGCCATGCTGGTTGCCCTGAACCTGCAAACCTCGTTCCTGACCCCGCCCATGGCGATGTCGGCCTATTATCTTAAGGGGGTTCTGGGCAAAGCGATCGAACTTGTGCAGATATTCAAAGGACTGATGCCTTATCTCGGGATCGTGATTTTCTGCATGGTCATGATGTACCAGTTCCCGCAACTGGCCCTGTGGCTGCCAGACGTTCTGTTTGGCCCCTATGTGCCATGA
- a CDS encoding enoyl-CoA hydratase (Catalyzes the reversible hydration of unsaturated fatty acyl-CoA to beta-hydroxyacyl-CoA): MTSTDQPEILAETDGTIGRIIINRPAKRNAMTLGMWRHLGDLLEEWQSNDSIRVIILAGAGDKSFCAGNDIKEYASIRATAEQRVTYDAVTTRTYSLLKNFPRPTIARVTGYCVGGGMELALLCDLQIAAASASFAVTPARLGIGYKLEDVELLLENISPKHARELLYTADKFPAETAERWGLISRAVPDDRLDEEIIALATKIAANAPLTVGALKVTIAEAAKAEPDLERCAELVRLCDASEDRVEGQTAFAEKREPMFREE; this comes from the coding sequence ATGACCAGCACAGACCAGCCTGAAATTCTCGCTGAAACCGACGGCACCATTGGCCGTATCATCATCAACCGCCCGGCAAAGCGGAACGCCATGACACTCGGCATGTGGCGGCATCTTGGTGATCTGCTCGAAGAGTGGCAATCCAACGACAGCATCCGGGTCATTATTCTGGCGGGTGCCGGCGACAAAAGCTTCTGTGCCGGGAACGATATCAAGGAATATGCAAGCATCCGGGCGACCGCAGAGCAGCGCGTTACCTATGATGCCGTCACCACCCGCACCTACTCCCTGCTGAAAAACTTTCCCCGCCCGACCATCGCCCGGGTCACCGGCTATTGTGTTGGTGGCGGCATGGAACTGGCCCTGCTATGCGACCTCCAGATCGCAGCCGCCAGCGCCAGCTTCGCCGTTACCCCGGCCCGTCTCGGGATCGGCTACAAGCTTGAGGACGTGGAACTGCTGCTGGAGAATATCAGCCCGAAACATGCCCGGGAGCTGCTTTACACCGCCGACAAATTCCCGGCTGAAACCGCTGAACGCTGGGGCCTGATCAGCCGCGCCGTCCCTGACGACCGGCTGGATGAGGAAATCATCGCCCTCGCCACAAAGATTGCCGCAAATGCCCCTCTGACTGTCGGGGCGCTGAAGGTCACGATTGCAGAGGCCGCAAAGGCTGAACCTGATCTCGAACGATGTGCCGAACTGGTCAGGCTATGTGATGCAAGTGAGGATCGGGTGGAGGGACAGACCGCCTTCGCAGAAAAGCGGGAGCCAATGTTTCGGGAAGAATGA
- a CDS encoding D-glycerate dehydrogenase translates to MSDKPVLLIPRKLSARTLERAARDYDVRVNLEDQVYTPAELLAKCQDVDAVLPCHSEHFSADMVARLPDRLKIIANHSVGVDHCDLKACKDRGIIVTNTPDVLSDATAEIAMLLLLGAARRASEGDRMMRNGEWKHWSPSFMVGSHVTGKTLGIIGMGRVGQAMARCARGFNMDIHYYNRSRLSPEKELGATYHDTVESVLAVSNFLSLHCPATPETTGLLNAQRIGLMPDGAVVVNTARGALIDEPALIAALKSGKLAAAGLDVFAKEPGGNPAFAELENIFMLPHIGSATFETRDAMGFRALDNIDAYFAGKQPGDRVA, encoded by the coding sequence ATGAGCGACAAGCCCGTATTGCTGATCCCCCGCAAGCTTTCTGCCAGAACACTGGAACGTGCCGCCCGCGATTATGACGTACGCGTAAATCTGGAAGACCAGGTCTACACACCGGCAGAGCTTCTCGCGAAATGTCAGGATGTCGATGCGGTCCTGCCCTGCCATTCCGAACATTTTTCCGCTGATATGGTGGCCCGGCTGCCGGACCGGCTGAAAATCATCGCCAATCATTCCGTCGGGGTCGATCATTGTGATCTGAAAGCCTGCAAGGATCGCGGCATCATCGTCACCAACACTCCGGATGTCCTGTCCGATGCAACGGCTGAGATTGCCATGTTGCTGCTGCTCGGTGCAGCGCGACGCGCCAGCGAAGGCGACCGGATGATGCGCAATGGTGAATGGAAACACTGGAGCCCGTCTTTCATGGTCGGCTCGCATGTGACCGGCAAGACACTCGGCATTATCGGCATGGGCCGTGTCGGGCAGGCCATGGCCCGCTGTGCACGCGGCTTCAACATGGACATTCATTACTATAATCGCAGCCGCCTCAGCCCGGAAAAGGAACTGGGCGCGACCTATCACGATACGGTCGAAAGTGTTCTCGCTGTCTCGAACTTCCTGTCCCTGCATTGCCCGGCCACACCGGAGACAACGGGCCTGCTCAACGCTCAGCGGATCGGGCTGATGCCGGATGGCGCGGTTGTGGTGAATACCGCCCGCGGCGCGCTGATTGATGAACCCGCACTGATCGCAGCCCTGAAATCCGGCAAGCTGGCTGCTGCCGGTCTGGATGTCTTCGCGAAGGAACCCGGCGGTAATCCGGCCTTCGCCGAACTCGAGAACATTTTCATGCTGCCTCATATCGGCAGTGCGACATTTGAGACTCGTGATGCAATGGGCTTCCGGGCGCTGGACAATATCGATGCCTACTTCGCCGGGAAGCAGCCGGGAGACCGGGTCGCGTAA
- a CDS encoding C4-dicarboxylate ABC transporter, which yields MADKNENVGRRKFLRGGALAAGAAAATVAAPNIATAAPTVLKMQAAWGGGIFLENAKSYVDRVHAMAGKDLRIDLLAVDSVVKTSQMQDAVHRGVLDAAHYVTAYWYSKSKAASLFGTGPCFGWSAQELLGWIHYGGGQELFDELMGSLGLNLVSFFNSPMPAQPLGWFKEEIKDASQMKGLKYRTVGLAADVLLEMGMSVVQLPGGEIQPAMKSGLIDAAEFNNPTSDRDFGMQDVSKFYHLASYHQSQETFEVTFNKKKFNALPAEHQAILKYASEAESSNFYWHNTTRYADDLVTLQEKSGVQVFRTPDSVMAEQLKAWDVVVDRIAKEDPFFAKVVDSQKVYAKKVMGYLLKNQPDYGLAYKHYFG from the coding sequence ATGGCTGATAAAAATGAAAATGTAGGTCGGCGTAAATTCCTCAGGGGTGGCGCACTTGCCGCCGGTGCAGCGGCAGCAACCGTTGCAGCACCAAATATTGCGACTGCGGCTCCGACCGTTCTTAAAATGCAGGCTGCCTGGGGTGGCGGCATCTTCCTCGAAAATGCAAAAAGCTATGTTGATCGCGTTCACGCGATGGCCGGCAAGGATCTGCGGATCGACCTGCTTGCCGTGGATTCGGTCGTCAAGACCAGCCAGATGCAGGATGCTGTTCATCGCGGCGTGCTCGATGCGGCGCATTATGTGACGGCATACTGGTATTCCAAGTCAAAGGCTGCCTCGCTGTTCGGTACCGGCCCCTGCTTCGGCTGGTCCGCTCAGGAACTGCTGGGCTGGATTCATTATGGCGGCGGACAGGAACTGTTCGACGAACTGATGGGTTCCCTTGGCCTGAACCTGGTTTCCTTCTTCAACAGCCCGATGCCGGCTCAGCCGCTTGGCTGGTTCAAGGAAGAAATCAAGGACGCCTCTCAGATGAAGGGCCTGAAGTATCGTACTGTTGGTCTTGCCGCAGACGTGCTTCTGGAAATGGGCATGTCGGTCGTGCAGCTTCCGGGCGGCGAAATTCAGCCTGCCATGAAGTCCGGCCTGATCGATGCAGCCGAATTCAACAACCCGACATCTGACCGTGACTTCGGTATGCAGGATGTCTCGAAGTTCTATCACCTCGCGAGTTATCACCAGTCGCAGGAAACCTTCGAAGTCACCTTCAACAAGAAGAAGTTCAATGCACTTCCGGCAGAACATCAGGCAATCCTGAAATATGCTTCGGAAGCAGAAAGCTCGAACTTCTACTGGCACAACACGACCCGCTATGCAGATGACCTTGTCACCCTGCAGGAAAAGAGCGGCGTGCAGGTCTTCCGTACCCCGGATTCGGTGATGGCCGAACAGCTCAAGGCATGGGATGTGGTTGTTGATCGCATTGCGAAGGAAGATCCCTTCTTCGCCAAGGTTGTCGACTCCCAGAAAGTCTACGCCAAGAAAGTCATGGGCTATCTGCTGAAGAACCAGCCGGATTACGGCCTGGCCTATAAGCATTACTTCGGTTGA